A stretch of Dysidea avara chromosome 5, odDysAvar1.4, whole genome shotgun sequence DNA encodes these proteins:
- the LOC136255287 gene encoding tigger transposable element-derived protein 6-like produces the protein MTGKILLSVLRKLNQRLSDKSRKIGLFMDNAGYHPEDIKDSLNNIKSIFLPANTTLMLQPLDLGIIKNFKVHYRTHLLRFVISKIETCTTASEVTKSINILHAIRWVAQAWEAVKPKMCFRKGGVLDESFAVPSCPCEKSDAFKDEDEVDTSEMHNLIGQLGPAEGEQWEEQLFSSIDPTHSPSSCIESEGEPEIKPPPPKLRNLGEADHWTVTGRLDDPMVTEMVTSSGDVTVLVAFPIRAITGGAAWDKM, from the exons ATGACAGGAAAAATACTCTTATCTGTGTTGCGCAAGTTGAATCAACGATTGAGTGACAAATCTCGGAAAATTGGTCTGTTCATGGATAATGCAGGATATCATCCAGAGGATATCAAAGATAGCCTTAACAACATCAAAAGTATATTCTTACCTGCAAACACGACATTGATGTTACAACCATTGGATTTGGGAATTATCAAAAACTTTAAGGTGCATTATCGCACTCATCTGCTACGATTTGTTATTTCTAAAATTGAAACTTGCACAACTGCATCAGAGGTCACAAAGAGTATAAATATTTTACATGCAATTAGATGGGTGGCCCAAGCTTGGGAAGCAGTCAAACCCAAGATGTGCTTTAGGAAGGGAGGTGTCTTAGATGAAAGCTTTGCAGTACCCAGTTGTCCATGTGAGAAAAGTGACGCATTTAAAGATGAGGATGAGGTAGACACTTCAGAGATGCACAACCTCATAGGTCAGTTAGGACCTGCAGAAGG TGAACAGTGGGAAGAACAGCTTTTTTCATCCATTGACCCAACACATTCACCATCCTCTTGCATTGAGTCTGAAGGTGAACCTGAAATCAAGCCTCCACCTCCCAAGTTAAGGAACCTTGGTGAAGCT GACCACTGGACAGTTACTGGAAGGTTGGATGATCCAATGGTGACTGAGATGGTAACATCTTCAGGTGATGTAACTGTTCTTGTAGCATTCCCAATAAGGGCAATCACTGGAGGAGCTGCATGGGATAAAATGTAA